From Bacteroidia bacterium:
GCGGCAATCACAGAACTTGGTTCAAGGTACTAAGGCTCCGGCATTTGTTTTAGAAAATAGTGAAGGTGAACAAGTAAGTTTGGATGAATTAAAGGGGAAGTTTGTTTATTTGGAGGTTACAGACCCCAATTGTTCTTCTTGTTTATCAGAATCCAAAGTAATACCTATTTATCGTAAAAAATATGGTGATAAAATTCGCTTTATAACCGTGTTATTAAAAAGTTCACAGTCGAGGGCTAAGGCTTTTAAAGAGATGAATAAGTTTGATTGGGAGGTGTTGTTTGCCCCAAGTGGAAGCGATTTCTCCGAGCTTTACGACATAAAATCAGTACCTCAATATTTTATTATTGGTCCGGATGGTAAATTCTTTCGTTCCCCGGCTGAAAAACCTAGCCACAATGCTGAAAAGGACTTTTCGGATATTAAATTCAAATATTAATCGAAAATAGCTTTATTGACCCAATAATTTAGGCCTCAATCTGCTTTTGTAAACAGCATGTGCATGTTCTTTCGTTTTTCCTTTGCGCAAAGCAATTTGCTTTTCTAAAGGTAAGTTCAAGATGTTCTGACATTCTTTTGTGCAACAACCCTGGAATTTTTCAGCGCATTGGGGGCATTGAATAAACAGTAAGTGGCAATCGGAATTGGCACAGTTTGTATGCGTGTCGCAAGGTTCTCCGCATTGATGACACTTGCTAATGATTTCATCAGTTATTCGTTCTCCCAATCGCTCATCAAATACAAAGTTTTTTCCATGGAATTTGGATTCTAACCCTTTTTCTTTAATTTGTTGAGCATAGGCTATAATTCCTCCATGCAATTGATTAACATCCTGGAATCCCTGATGTCTTAAATATGCACTTGCTTTTTCACACCGAATTCCTCCGGTACAATACAACAATACTTTATCAGACTCCTTTCCTTTCAACAATTCTGTTACCATTTCCAATTCTTGCTTAAAAGTATCTGCATCCGGTAAAATGGCACCTTCAAAATGTCCAACCTCGCTTTCATAGTGGTTTCGCATATCAACTACTACTGTTCCCGGAGTTTCCATTGCTTTATTCCAATTTTCTGCATCAAGGTGTGTGCCTACATTGGTCACATCGTAGCTGTTTTCCGGCAATCCATCTGCCACGATTCTTTCTTTTATCCGGACTATTAGTTTATAGAATGATTTCCCATCATCTTCCACTGCAATTTTAAAAGGAACCTGGTTGAATTCCTCTAGTGCATACAGTTCCTCAACAAAGGTGTCCCAATGATGTTCAGGTACAGATATTTGGGCATTAATTCCTTCTTTTGCAATGTAAACCCTTCCAAAAATACTTAACTTATTCCACTGAAGGTATAAGCGATCTCGCATTTCAACAGGATTTTGAATAATTACATATCTGTAAAAGGAAAGGGTACGACGTTTAAAAGCCTCTTTCCTGAGAAGCTCTTTTAAAACATCCTTATTAATTTTGTTGTGAAGTTGCATGCTTCAAACGAAGAAATAAACAATTAATACTATCCGGTCATAAAACCGGACTAAGCTATTTGCCTAGTTTAGATTTGATAATTCCAATTACCATAGGCATTAGGGATAATCCAATAATTCCAAGTGTAAACAAGGAAAAATTATTCTTAACAAATTCCAGATTTCCAAACAAGAAACCTAGCCAAACAAAGAGATTAATCCAGAGTAGATTTCCCAAAATACTAAAACTGATAAATTTCTTATAGGTCATACTACCCACCCCGGCCACAAAGGGCGCAAAAGTGCGAATAATGGGCATGAACCGAGCAATAATAACCGTTTTGCCTCCATGCTTTTCATAAAATTCGTGGGTTTGAATGAGGTATTCCTTCTTTAAAAAGCGAATATTCATGTCAAACACTTTAGGTCCGATGTAGTTTCCAACAAAATAATTGGTTTGGTCTCCGATAAAAGCAGCAATAAAGAGCAGTAATACCAGAATAGCCGGACTTAAATGTCCTGCCCCTGCCAAAGTGCCTGCTGCAAAAAGCAAGCTATCTCCGGGTAGAAATGGAGTTACAATCAAACCTGTTTCTGCAAAAACAATTAGGAACAATATTCCGTAGGTCCAATTTTGGTAATCCTGTACAATTTCAAATAGATGTTTATCTATGTGAAGTATAAAATCAATTAGCTGGTTCAAGTCAATATTCTTTTAGGCAACTTCAATAGTTGGATCAATGCTTGCTTTCCAACCTTGCATTCCTCCTTTTAAATTATTAAGATTTTCCAAACCTAAAACGGTGGAAAGTTGTTGAACAATTACACCGGATCTTCCTCCGCTTCTACAATAAATAACGACTTCTTTATCGCGGTCTATTTCTTCTGTTCTGGACAAAACCTGACCCATAGGAATATGGTTTCCTCCAATATTGGAAACCTCTCGTTCATAGTCTTCCCGAATATCAATTAGTTGAAAGGTTTTTCCTTCGTCCATCCAGGTTTTTAATTCCTGGGCTGTTAATTCTTTCATATACCATTAATTAGTTTGGTGTGCAAAGTTACTCTTTACTTCGTCAGGTAAAAAGGTAAAAAAGGTATCTCCTCTTAATCCCAACCTTAAGGTTTCTAATGGAATAACTTCATCTACCCCAATATTCCCCAAATTGACATTAGCACCAATTTGTTTAATAAACCAAACTTGTTGTGATTTCTGAGGTGCTTCCCATATAATTTTATCTTGCGGAATCTTTTCCAATATGCGATTGACCAAGGCAACGTGAGCAGTACCATTCGGACGATAAATTCCAACATTTCCACTTTCTCTTGCCTCTGCAATTACCTTCCAGCTACCTGCTTGCAATTCGTTTAACATCATACTTTTCCAACGTTGTGGATGAATTAATATACCCGCTTCTTTGGATCCAACTTCCGATAAAACCCGGTAGTTTTTAGATAGCTTGGAAATCAACTCGCATTTTTTGTCATGGTTCACAACAATACATCCATCGGATACTTCTGCGGTATCTAAACCTAGGTTGTCCAAAAGACGCATGTAATCCTCAAATTTATTCCGTACAAAAAAGGCTTCAAATAGTGTACCTCCTAAGTAAACCTTCAAATTAGCTTCCTGATATAGTTTAATCTTTTCTTTCAGGTTCTTTGTCAAATAAGAAGTTCCGAAACCTAGCTTAATTAAATCCGTGTAGTCTGCAGAAGAAGAAATGAAATCTTCTGCTTGACGAAGTGAAATCCCCTTATCCATCATCATGGTTAATCCAACTTCTCTTGGCTTGCCGGGGCGATTGGGCAAATGTGAAAATTCAAAGTTCATTTTTTGTGCATTTCGATTAAATCCTGTATTTCAGACATCATTTGAGCGGGAGGATAGAACTCGAAAAGACTTTCATGCTTTTCGTAGTTGAGCTCCAACGCAGTTTGAAATACTTCAATCGCGTTTTGTTTCATCCCTAATTCCAAAAGAAAAGCTACCATTTTATAGTAGAATTCTGCTTCGTCAGGATGATTTTTAATTCCTTCTGTAATTACTTCTAAGGCTTCTAATCTTTCCTCTTGTTTAAAAAGTAGATCCGATAAGTCAATCCAAATATCAATTAATTCAGGGTCGTGGTTAGAAACATAGCGATAACTTTCGATAGCCTCTTCATGGTACCCCAGTGCTTTTTCAATATCACCCTGCAAGTAATAATAATCCGAATTGGAAGATAATTCCGTGGCTTTTTTAATATAATGATACGCTTCGTGAAATCTGCCTTGATTTTCTAAAATCATTGCAATACCATACCAGGGATCTGCATAACGCTCGTCTAGCTTAATAGCTTTTTCATAATTAGATAAAGCCTTGTCAGCTTCGCCTAATTGTTCATGGCACTCCCCAATATAAAAATAGGTAATAGGGTCGGGGTCTTCCAGTTTTAATGCTTCGTGGTAACTTGAAATAGCCTCTCTGAATTTAAATAAATTGGCTAGGGTATTTCCTCTGTTAAAATGAGCAGATGGAAATTCGTCATCGATTGCAATAGCGAAGTCATAGGCTTCCAATGCCTTGTCATACTCCAAATTCTTGTTTAAGAACAGACCTAAGCTATACCAACCCGACATAGAATAAGGATGCTTATCCACTACCGATTCAAAGTATTCTATGGCTTCTGTTGTTTTTTCTAATGTTTCAAAGCAAAAACCAATTTCAAAAAGAACAGCATCGTTTTCCAAATTTATTTCTGCTGCCTTTTTCAAATTTTTTAAAGCCATTTCATATGAACCTAAGTTCTCATATTCAAAGGCAATGAACATGTATACCTCATCCGGATTTTCGGAGACCTGAACAGCTTGATTAAAACACTGTAAGGCATTTTTGTTCATGCCCATTTGACTGTAAATAGTGCCTTTTGTGATTAATACATCTGCATTGGTTGGGTCAATCGCCTCAATTTTAGCTAAAATTTCCAAAGCAGGATGATACTTGCTTTCTGCTGCCAAAAGCTGAGCTTTCCGTAATAAGAAAAACTCAGAATAGGGATACTGGGACAAACCTCTATCAGCAGCTATTGCGGCAGTAGCTAATTTGTTTTCTTCAATACAATAGTCAATAATCAGTTCCAACTGGTCAGATTCGAAATATCCGGTAACCCCAGCCGAAATAGCCTTTTCAAACTTTTCTGTTAGTTTTTTGGCCTCCTCAAAATTGAAGCCTTCGCCGCGCTCCTCCATTTCAATCTTATTTTATGCAAAATTAAAAAGAAGTATCCAACACTGATTCAATTAGTTTTGAACCAAATCCCGGTCTTTGTCGAAAATGTTCTTTTTAACTAATATGAAAAGTCTTGGAATCCTTTGCTAATTCACTAATAATAGGCGCTGGGGTAAACCTTGCGCCGTGTTTTGATGATAATTCCTTCATAATTCCTTCTACATTTTTTAATCCTAGGAAGTCCATCATTCGGAATGGTCCACCACTAAATGGAGGAAATCCCAATCCAAACACTGCCCCAATATCTCCGTCTCTAGCCGATAAAAGAATTCCTTCCTGCAAACACATGGCAGCCTCGTTCATCATAATCATTCCCATTCGTTGCTGAATTTCAGTTTTGTCCATTTTTTTGCGGTTTTCACCTCCGAAAAACCGGTAGGCTTCTGAATTTATTTTTCCACGCACTTTTTTACCCTTTTCATCATACACATAAAAACCCTTTTTATTCTTTCTTCCATGAAAGCCTCCCTCATACATTCGCACCATAGCATCAGTGATTTTAGCACCTTGTCTGGATTGAATAAACTCCTGGGTCATTTTGCCTTTATAAATGTGTGCCCCCACATCGATTCCAACTTCGTCCATTAAAGTTATAGGTCCAACAGGGAAACCATAATCTTTCATCACTTCATCTAATTGCAATGCGTCTGCACCTTCTTCCAATAATAACAAGGCTTCATTTAAAAACGGACTTAAAATTCGGGTGGTGTAAAAGCCGGGTCCATCCTTTACTACAATGCATGTTTTTCCTTGTTTAATTCCTAAATCCAAACAAGTAGCTGTTACCCAATCTGCTGTTTTGTCCGTCACTATAATTTCAAGCAATGGCATTTTGGGAACAGGTGAGAAATAATGCATACCAATAACTAATTCAGGTCTTTGGCTTGCTTCTGCAATGGCTTTAATTGGCAAGGCAGATGTGTTTGAAGCAAAAATACAGTCTGGACGAACCATATCTTCCACTTCCTTTACTACTTTCTTTTTTAAATCTAAATCCTCTAAAACCGCTTCAATAATTACATCCACCTTGTCGAAATTGTCGTAGGTGGTGGTTCCGCTTACCCTGTTAATTACAGCTTCTGCTTCAGGTAAGGTCATTGCTTTTCTCTTTACTTTTTTTGCATAATTATCCCAAATGGTCTTCTTCCCTTTAGCAACAGCTTCTTCCTTTAAATCTTTCAGTAATACATTAACGCCCTTTGCTGCCGATACTTCTGCTATTCCTGCACCCATAAAGCCTGCTCCTAACATTCCCAGGGTACGCACCGGTCTAACAAGTTCCTTCCATGGGTTTTTCTTCATTTCCGTCATTGCAAAGAATATATTGATTAGCTGACGGCTAACATTCGTTAATATCAATTCCTCAAATTTAATAGCTTCAGCATCGTAACCTTTCTCTATACCTTGGTTCATTCCAATTTCAACACATTCTAAAATTCGTTCCGCTGCAGGATAATTTCCCCTTGTTTGTCTCAAGGTCATTTCCTTTGCCTTTTTGAATAAAACACTTCTTCCCAATGGGTTTCCTTCCAATGCCCATTCCAATGCGGTTATTTTTCTCTTACGCTCAAATTTTCCACTTAAAATATCTTTTGCTAAATACTTGGCCGCTTCAACTAGTTGGGCCTTATTGGTTACCCTATCTGCTAATCCCATTTTATAGGCCTGCTTGCCATAAACATTTTTGCCGGTTAGCATAATATCCAATGCTTTCTGGATTCCAATTAACCTTGGCAATCGTTGGGTTCCTCCACCGCCAGGCAATAAACCTAATTTAATTTCAGGTAAAGCTAATACAGTTCCTTCATCTGCAACAACCCTTCCATGGCAAGCTAATGCAATTTCCAGTCCCGCACCCATGCACGATCCATGAATGGCTGCTATGATTGGTTTTTTACTCTTCTCTAGTTTAGATAAGGAGGCATGTCCTCTCCTTGTTATTGGTTCAAAATCTCCCTTTTTGGTAACCTTTTGAAACATTTCAATATCCGCACCGGCAATGAAATCCTTTTTCTTACTGGCCAATATAACCGCCTTGATAGAGCTATCGGCGTCAATTTGGCTAAAAATGCCATCAAAGGCTTGAATGAGCTCTGGTGAAACTTTGTTTACTTTTTCTCCTTCTTGGTCTAACCAAACAATGGCGAATTCTCCTTGCTTTTCTAAGGTAGCGTAGTTCATTTTATTGCGAAATAGGGTGAGTTATTAAACTTTGGGCTGTAAAGAAAACAAATTCAGGGAAATATTACTCTTCATTAGCATTTTAAATACTCTTTTGAAGCATTTTTGCCCCAAATTCATTCAAATGACTTTTTCAAAAATTACCGAACAGGCATCCAATCACCAAGACCTGGAAAAGAAAACTGTTGAGGAACTGCTTCTTGGCATTAACGGGGAAGATAAAAAAGTTGCGGATTCAGTTGAAAAGTCAATCCCTCAAATAAAGGTGTTGGTGGAGCAAGTTGTTGAAAGAATGAAAAAAGGTGGACGTTTGTTTTATATCGGTGCCGGTACAAGCGGTCGACTAGGCGTAGTTGATGCTTCAGAATGTCCTCCAACCTTTGGAGTTGAACAAGGTGTTGTGGTAGGGTTAATTGCAGGCGGTGATGCAGCTATTCGAAAAGCGGTAGAGTTTGCCGAAGATTCGCTTACCCAAGGCTGGCAAGATTTGCAAGAGTTTATGATAAATGATCTGGATTCCGTTATAGGTATTGCCGCCTCCGGAACAACTCCTTATGTAATTGCAGCCCTAGTTGAATGTAATAATAATGGAATCCTCACGGGGTGTATTACCTGTAATCCGGGAAGCCCGGTTGCGACAGTAGCTCGATATCCGGTTGAAGTTGCCGTTGGTCCTGAATTCGTTACCGGTAGCACCCGAATGAAAAGTGGAACAGCACAAAAAATGGTACTAAATATGATTTCCACCACCGCTATGATTCAATTAGGTAAGGTGAAAGGGAATCGAATGGTTGATATGCAATTAAGCAATAATAAATTGGTTGATCGAGGTACTTTAATGGTTATGAATGAGTTAGGTGTTGATTATGCCTTGGCTCAATCTCTATTACTTCAATTTGGCAGTGTACGTAAGGCCTTGGTTGGCTATAAAGACCAATAAGTTATTTTTACCCTTCAATCCCATTATTCGAGGTATTTTCTTTACTTTGCCCTCCATTTTCAGTTTAGCATGAAGAAATTTATACTCCTTAGTTTCCTTGTAATTCTTTCAATACAGTCTTTTTCCGCCATTTGGAGGACTTACAATACCCAAAATTCAGGTTTGCCGGCCAATGAAGTGATTGCCGTTGAATTTGATACCGATGGAACTCTTTGGATTGGTACCATTTATGGCGGTGCCGCTCATTTTTATCCCTGGCTTAACCTTTGGGTTCAATATACCGATACCAACTCGCTCATGCCGGATAAGGAGGTAAGGGCTATTGCCATTGCCAATGGTGGCACCAAATGGTTTGGTACCAAAAAGGGCCTGGTTAAAATGGTAGGTGATGAATTAACTGTTTATACAAAATCCAATAGTTTGCTGCCTAGCAATAAGGTCAATATTATTCGTAAAGATGATAATGGTTTTATTTGGGTAGGCACCAATGGTGGACTGGTTAAGATTAATGGTGATGTTTGGCAAACTTACACTCCGGTCAACTCTTCTTTGCCCGATAGTATTGTAACTTCCATTGATTTCAAAGATAACAATTTATGGATCGGAACATTTAACAAAGGATTAGCTAAGTTCAGTAACAATACATGGGAAGTATTTAACCAATCTTCCGGTGATTTTCAAAGTAATCAGGTTTTTTCCCTGGGTTTTTCTGGTTCAACACCACTTGTTCGCATGGCCGAAGGTGTTTATAAATACGAAGGCGGAGCATGGGATACCTTACCCGGTTTCTTTGGATTGCCTAATTTTTACAACAGACGTATCATCGAAGATAATTCCGGTAACCTATGGTTTGATAAATTTTATGTTTCTATCGATTCGGTATTTAACCTGGATACCTTACCCGATTTAGATACAGTAATTTTTTCCAATAACTATAGTCTTTCTCAATATAACAATGGGCTATTTTTAAATGAGTTTACCTTTAATAATTCCGGTCTTCTAACTAATAAAGTCTATAGCATCTTTATAGATAAAGGTAGCAATACCTTGTTTATCGGTACTGAAAATGGAAACCTTACTCTTTACAATCCTGCCGGAATTACCATTGGTACCGAAGAACTGAGTGCTGTGAAAGAACATGTATATCCCAATCCAAGCAATTCTATTATACATTTTGCAAAGAATACCGAGACATTGACTATATCAGATATTTCCGGGAATGTAATTTTCAGAGGAAATGATAATACAGTGGATGTATCAGCTTTCAACAATGGGATATATTTGGTGCAGTGGACCGCTAACGGGAAAGTGTACTCAGAGAAATTTGTAAAAAACTAAAATGGGTCGAATCCAGCTTATTGCCATTGCAGTTAGTCTGAGTTTCTTAATCTACATCAGCAGATTAATTGTTAAAGGTAAATTGCGCGAAGAGTATGCTTTCGTGTGGATAGTTTGTACAATTGTTCTCATCCTTTTTTCTCTTTGGCGAAAGGGTTTGGATGTGGTAAGTCATTGGTTGGGCATTTATGATCCGCCCAATATGGTATTTACCGGGGCTATTTTTGCCATTCTTATTTATTTGCTTCACCTTTCAATTACTGTCTCTAAGCTCACCAGGCAGAATAAAACCCTGGCCCAGGAATTGGCATTAATGAAGCAGGAACAACAAGCCAAAGCCCAGCAAGGTGAAAGCAGCAATTGAATTAGAAAAAGAGGCTATTGCCATTTCTATTTACCTTTTGGGTAAACCTTGCTCTTCTACTTTGGTGGAACGATACATACGGGCTCATCAAAAACATGAGATTAAGCTGGAACATAAAGACGTGAAGCTTTGGAAATGGGCTTTGAATGGACGTTTTTGGATGGCTTGTATTGATTCCGGGTTGGCCTTGGTTCAGCCCAAAAGTCCTATTAGACGGAAAATATTTACCATGCTGGCCATTCTGGAAGCCTCTGTGGAAAATACCTCCTTTTTTTTGCCCACTGCTCAATCTCCTTTTGTGGTTTGGGTTAAACTCTTTCAGCAAGGTGTTAAGGCTGTATTTTTCAGCTTGCTTGGATTGGTTTTAGTTAAACTTATTTGATTGGAAAAGCAGTACGAATATATAGTTATTGGTTCTGGTGCTACCGGAGCTATTGCAGCAAAAACATTAGTTGAAGCAGGTAAGGAAACCTTGGTTATTGATCCCGGAGTTTGGAACGAAGAAAAACGTAAAAAAATACCCGATCTTTCCTGGGAGGAAATCCGGAAAACCGATACCAATCAGCATTCCTATTTCTTAGGGGATGATTTCGAAGGAATAGTTTGGGAAGAAAGTCGGGTAGGTTCACAGTTAACCCCTCCTCGTACCTACCTCAAAGAAAAAACCGAACAATGGTTACCCTTCCTTTCCAATTCTTTTTTTCCATTTGAAAGTATGGCAAAAGGTGGGCTAGGAGGGGGGTGGGGAACTGGATGCTTTGTGTTTAGTAATCCGGAATTGGATCAATGTGGTCTGGATCCCAAAACAATGGAGCAGGCCTACCGCCAAGTGGCATCATGGATTGGAATGTCGGGACAGCAGGATGATGGTTCCAATTTTGCTATTGGAAATCTGAAGAACCTGCAAACTCCATTACCTCTCGACTCTTCTATGCTTGGTATTTTTTCAAACTATGACAAACATAAGGAAACCCTTCAAAAGCAAGGTTTTTGGCTTGGACGTTCCGGTATGGCTTTGCTTTCCGAACCAATAGATGGCAGAAAAGCTTCTCAAGGGTACGATATGGAGTTTTGGGGCGACAATGATTACAGTGCCTACCGCAGTTGGATGACCATTGACCAACTACTTTCCAAGCCCAACTTTACTTTAGTTTCCGGGTGGATGGCAATACGGTTCGAAGAGGATGAAGGTGGTGTTACGGTTTGGGCTCAATCGTTAGAAACGAATGAAGTTCAGGCATTTAAGGCTAAGAAATTGATAATTGCTGCAGGCGTTTTATCTACGGCCCGCCTGGTATTGCGTTCGCAAGAGGCTTACCAACATAAATTGCCTGTGCTTTGTAATGCCTATACGTATATGCCTACCATAAATTGGTCTAATTTAGGTTTGGGTTATGATACCAAACGATCCGGTCTATGTCAGGCAATTTTGTTCCGTGATACCGGAGCTAACCAACAGGAAGTGGCCCAGGCTGCCTTGTTTGGATACCGCCAGTTGTTATTGTTTAAACTTGCCAAAGAAGCTCCATTGGGATTTGCTTTTTCAAAAGAAATTATGCGATTACTGGAGTCAGCATTTATTATTGCAGGAATCCATCATCCCGAGCAGGCAGGAGGCGAAAAATGGATTGAATTGGTTCGGGCTGAGTCTTATCAGACCGGCGATGTTCTGAGAGGTGAATATCGCCATTCGCAAGCAGAGGAGAATCGCTTTTTTGAAACTGAGAAGGCCTATAAGAAAGCCTTGTTCAAGCTGGGTTGTTTGCCTTTGAAAGCTATCCGAACCCCGCAAGGAGGCAGTATTCATTATGCCGGCACTTTGCCTTTTTCTGATTCAGATCAACCGTTTCATATTCAACGAAATGGACGTTTAAATGGATTTCAAAAGGTATTTGTAGGAGACGGTTCCGGTTTCCGCTATCTTCCCGCTAAGGGGTTAACATTGAGTCTGATGGCTAATGCTTTTTTAGTAGCAAATGCGGCAATGGAGCACTAGGGCTTTTCAAGGTGAGCCTTGGGCAAATACGTCTAGGTATTTTTAGGTTAAGTTTTCATTCCAACTAGTATAGGGTATTTTAAAATCCTTCATCGTTCTTGATTGACTTTTTTTTAATACCTTGTATGCGGGCCCCCTCCGCCCAACAATTGTTTGGCTAAACTTCGAGCAACTTGCATGGGCGTTCGGGTCACGCTTTCGGCTGTAGTCCTCGTCGCACTTGGCTAGCGCCGCATGCTCCTGTGGGCTACTTGCCTCAATCGTTGCCCGAGGTGCAAGCCTAAAGTATGGTGCATGGAATTGAAGTTTTTAGGTAAACAGGCTTATTCTGCCACCTTGTTTTCTATTTTCTGACAAACAACCAAAGTTATGGAATTGCACGGTATTTTCGGGTAGGGATAGAAGTGGAAAGCCCACAGCTAACCGCGGCGTTAGCCAAGGTTGGCGAGGACTTGGAACGGATAGCCCGGGCCTGAGCCATTCTAAAGCCTGAGATAAAATGGAATGTTATGCGAAGGCACCCGCATCCAAGAAATTTAAAATTGGAGCTTTTTACAACTTATAATTCCAAAAGGGAGCCTGCTATTTTTTGAACTAAAAGGCTGATTTTAAACGAAAGTGATAAGATTTTTCTTAAAAAAGACAGGTTTGGAAAATGAACTCTAAATATTGCTAACTTTGCCGATTGGTGAATTCATTGAGACGATTTATATTATTTGTATTACTTGGATTAACGCTTGGTTCGTGTAGATATTACAACCAGAACCGCATGTTAAGAACGGATAATTTTTATCCTTATTCGGTATTCGATACTACAGCGGTTATCAAAAATTACCGTCTTACCCCAGGTGATTGGATTCAGTTTAATGTTACTTCCAACCGCGGATCGGTCTATGTTTCAGGGTTAACCAATCGAATTCAGGAGAACAATAATTTTATGGCCAAGGTGGAGGAAGATGGTTTTGTAAAATTGCCATCGGTAGGAAGAGTTTATTTGCAAGGTTTAACCTTTAGACAGGCCGAATTGATGTTGGAAGATGAATATTCCAAGTATATAAATGACCCTTTTGTGACTTTGCAATTTTCGAATAAGCGAGTTTTTTTGTTTATTGGAGGCTTAGCTTCGGTGGTTCAATTGAAGTACGACAATACCACCTTGTTTGAAGTGTTAGCAACATCGGGAGGTTTACCGGAAAATGCAAAAGCATATAAGGTTAAAATCATACGAGGCAACCTCAGCGATCCTAAGGTGTATATTGTGGATTTAAGTCAGTTAAAAGGGCTTAAAAATGCCGACTTAGTAATGCAAGGCAACGATATCATTTATATTGAAACCCGCAGAAACATTGCAGGTCAG
This genomic window contains:
- a CDS encoding DedA family protein; translation: MDLNQLIDFILHIDKHLFEIVQDYQNWTYGILFLIVFAETGLIVTPFLPGDSLLFAAGTLAGAGHLSPAILVLLLFIAAFIGDQTNYFVGNYIGPKVFDMNIRFLKKEYLIQTHEFYEKHGGKTVIIARFMPIIRTFAPFVAGVGSMTYKKFISFSILGNLLWINLFVWLGFLFGNLEFVKNNFSLFTLGIIGLSLMPMVIGIIKSKLGK
- a CDS encoding rhodanese-related sulfurtransferase; this translates as MQLHNKINKDVLKELLRKEAFKRRTLSFYRYVIIQNPVEMRDRLYLQWNKLSIFGRVYIAKEGINAQISVPEHHWDTFVEELYALEEFNQVPFKIAVEDDGKSFYKLIVRIKERIVADGLPENSYDVTNVGTHLDAENWNKAMETPGTVVVDMRNHYESEVGHFEGAILPDADTFKQELEMVTELLKGKESDKVLLYCTGGIRCEKASAYLRHQGFQDVNQLHGGIIAYAQQIKEKGLESKFHGKNFVFDERLGERITDEIISKCHQCGEPCDTHTNCANSDCHLLFIQCPQCAEKFQGCCTKECQNILNLPLEKQIALRKGKTKEHAHAVYKSRLRPKLLGQ
- a CDS encoding enoyl-CoA hydratase/isomerase family protein, with product MNYATLEKQGEFAIVWLDQEGEKVNKVSPELIQAFDGIFSQIDADSSIKAVILASKKKDFIAGADIEMFQKVTKKGDFEPITRRGHASLSKLEKSKKPIIAAIHGSCMGAGLEIALACHGRVVADEGTVLALPEIKLGLLPGGGGTQRLPRLIGIQKALDIMLTGKNVYGKQAYKMGLADRVTNKAQLVEAAKYLAKDILSGKFERKRKITALEWALEGNPLGRSVLFKKAKEMTLRQTRGNYPAAERILECVEIGMNQGIEKGYDAEAIKFEELILTNVSRQLINIFFAMTEMKKNPWKELVRPVRTLGMLGAGFMGAGIAEVSAAKGVNVLLKDLKEEAVAKGKKTIWDNYAKKVKRKAMTLPEAEAVINRVSGTTTYDNFDKVDVIIEAVLEDLDLKKKVVKEVEDMVRPDCIFASNTSALPIKAIAEASQRPELVIGMHYFSPVPKMPLLEIIVTDKTADWVTATCLDLGIKQGKTCIVVKDGPGFYTTRILSPFLNEALLLLEEGADALQLDEVMKDYGFPVGPITLMDEVGIDVGAHIYKGKMTQEFIQSRQGAKITDAMVRMYEGGFHGRKNKKGFYVYDEKGKKVRGKINSEAYRFFGGENRKKMDKTEIQQRMGMIMMNEAAMCLQEGILLSARDGDIGAVFGLGFPPFSGGPFRMMDFLGLKNVEGIMKELSSKHGARFTPAPIISELAKDSKTFHIS
- a CDS encoding tetratricopeptide repeat protein, whose protein sequence is MEERGEGFNFEEAKKLTEKFEKAISAGVTGYFESDQLELIIDYCIEENKLATAAIAADRGLSQYPYSEFFLLRKAQLLAAESKYHPALEILAKIEAIDPTNADVLITKGTIYSQMGMNKNALQCFNQAVQVSENPDEVYMFIAFEYENLGSYEMALKNLKKAAEINLENDAVLFEIGFCFETLEKTTEAIEYFESVVDKHPYSMSGWYSLGLFLNKNLEYDKALEAYDFAIAIDDEFPSAHFNRGNTLANLFKFREAISSYHEALKLEDPDPITYFYIGECHEQLGEADKALSNYEKAIKLDERYADPWYGIAMILENQGRFHEAYHYIKKATELSSNSDYYYLQGDIEKALGYHEEAIESYRYVSNHDPELIDIWIDLSDLLFKQEERLEALEVITEGIKNHPDEAEFYYKMVAFLLELGMKQNAIEVFQTALELNYEKHESLFEFYPPAQMMSEIQDLIEMHKK
- the murQ gene encoding N-acetylmuramic acid 6-phosphate etherase; protein product: MTFSKITEQASNHQDLEKKTVEELLLGINGEDKKVADSVEKSIPQIKVLVEQVVERMKKGGRLFYIGAGTSGRLGVVDASECPPTFGVEQGVVVGLIAGGDAAIRKAVEFAEDSLTQGWQDLQEFMINDLDSVIGIAASGTTPYVIAALVECNNNGILTGCITCNPGSPVATVARYPVEVAVGPEFVTGSTRMKSGTAQKMVLNMISTTAMIQLGKVKGNRMVDMQLSNNKLVDRGTLMVMNELGVDYALAQSLLLQFGSVRKALVGYKDQ
- a CDS encoding phosphosulfolactate synthase; protein product: MNFEFSHLPNRPGKPREVGLTMMMDKGISLRQAEDFISSSADYTDLIKLGFGTSYLTKNLKEKIKLYQEANLKVYLGGTLFEAFFVRNKFEDYMRLLDNLGLDTAEVSDGCIVVNHDKKCELISKLSKNYRVLSEVGSKEAGILIHPQRWKSMMLNELQAGSWKVIAEARESGNVGIYRPNGTAHVALVNRILEKIPQDKIIWEAPQKSQQVWFIKQIGANVNLGNIGVDEVIPLETLRLGLRGDTFFTFLPDEVKSNFAHQTN
- a CDS encoding rhodanese-like domain-containing protein; the encoded protein is MKELTAQELKTWMDEGKTFQLIDIREDYEREVSNIGGNHIPMGQVLSRTEEIDRDKEVVIYCRSGGRSGVIVQQLSTVLGLENLNNLKGGMQGWKASIDPTIEVA